The sequence below is a genomic window from bacterium.
GGTGGCCCTCTTCACCGAGGGACCGGAGGCCGCGATCGCGCTCTGGGAGCGGGCGCTGCCCTTGGCCCAGAGCCCGGGGCCGACGCTGTTCGGCTATCGCGGCGAAGCCTACCGGCGCGCCGGTCAGCTCGACCTCGCCGTCGCCGAGTTGGAGCACTCGGTGCGCACCAGTCCGACGCGGATCGGGTCGTGGCTGAACCTCGGCCTGGCGCACCTCGCGGCGGGATCGGTCGCCGGGCTGCACGCGGCGCTCGACGAGGTGAAGCGCCGCGCCCCCGGCTTCGTGACCGACGCCGCCGGCGAGCTGGCGATCCCGGTGTGGCGCGCGGATCCACTGCCGGCCGATGCGGCGGCCGCGCTCTGCGAACACATGCTGGCGATGCTGCGCGGCAATCGCGGCTCGACCTACGTGTCGTATTTCACGCGCGCCGGCGCCCTGCGCTTCGTGCCGCGCACGGACTGACCGCCGGGCGACCCGTCAGCCGCGCCAGCCGGCGCGCAGGCCCCACAGGGCGAGGCCGCCGCTGCCGACGCTGACGAGCGCATAGACGCCGATCGCCAGCCAGAAGGTCGCCGGCTCCTGGGCGCGGGAGACCGGGCGCTGCTGCGTCACGCGCGGCGCCGGCAACCACGTCGCGCCGCGCTCGACGCCGCGTCGCACCATCCAGCCCGCCCCGGCGCTGAGGGCGAGGAGCAGGGCGACCGCCAGAAGGAGCGCCGTCCGCTGCCGCGCGGCGTCGTGATGCGGCCGCGGGGCCGCGCCGGCCGTCGCCGCCGGCCCGCCATCGCCGTACTCGTACTCGGGCGGTCCGAGCTCGCTCTTGATGCGCGCGATGATCGCATCGCGGCGGCCCCGCGCCCAGGCTGGGTAGCGCTGCCAGCGCTCGGGGGAGGCGAAGTAGACGACGTGGTGGGCGCGGCCGGTCAGCATCTCGCCGTCGATGTCGATCCGCCGCCAGACGCCCCAGTGGCGCTCCTCGTAGTACAGGCCGTCGCGGCCGCGATGGCCGACGCGCCAGCCGCGCGGCGGGCGGGCGGGCGCGTTGCCCGGCGCCGGCGCCGTCGGTGCGGCGGTGGCGCGCGGCCGGCGTCCGACCCCGAGCTCGGCGCGCACCGCGCGCGAGCCGAGCGCCGCCAGGACGAACGCGCAGACCACGATGATCGGCAGACTGTGGTGGTTGGGTTCCGACGCCAGCACGGTCGTCTCGACCCCGGCGGGCGAGCGGTGGGTCGTCGTCGCGTCGCGCGCCGTCAGCAGCTCGTACGCGTTCGCCAGCATCAGCGCGACCAGCAGCGCGACGACGCCGTACCACGCCCAGGTCCGCCGCCCGAGCAATCCGATGCCGGCCGCGAGCGCCGCCGGCGGCGCCACCACGACGGCGAGGAAGCCGAGCACGTCCGTCGAGGCCGTGCCGTAGCTGCCGGCCAGGATCATCAGGAGCGAGATGACGCTGATCGGAACGAGCAGCGCGCTCGCCCCGATGATGGTCCACGCCAGCCCGCTGACGAACGCGGAACGCGGCGGCGGCGGGTCGGACGGCCCCGGGATCACGCGCGCCGTGCGCTCACGGCCGGGAGCGCGGATGCGTCAACCGCCTCGCGCGGTGGTCATCGGCGGCCATCCGCTCGATCGCCGGGATCAGTGCGCGGCGCGCACCGCGCTCAGGAGCGGCGCCTTGTGGGCCGCGGCGGCGTGCTGTTGGGCGGCGCGGATGAAGCCCTTGAAGAGCGGGTGGCAGTCGAACGGGCGCGACTTGAACTCGGGGTGGAACTGGCAGCCGATGAACCACGGGTGGTCGGCGAGCTCGACGATCTCCACCAGCGAGTCGTCCGGCGATACGCCGCTCAGCACCAGGCCGGCGCGCGTCAGTTGCTCCCGGTAGGCGTTGTTGAACTCGTAGCGGTGCCGGTGGCGCTCGTTGATCTTGCGCTTGCCGTAGAGGCGCGCCGCCAGCGAGTGCTCGGACAGCGCGCACGGGTACGAGCCCAGCCGCATGGTGCCGCCCTTGCGGGTGACCGTGTGCTGGCTCTGCATCAGGTGGATGACCGGGTGCGGGGAACGCTCGTCGACCTCGCTCGAGTTCGCGTCGCTCAGGCCGCAGACGTTGCGCGCGTACTCGATCACGGCCATCTGCATGCCGAAGCAGATGCCGAAGAACGGCACCTTCTCCTCGCGCGCGAAGCGCACCGCGGCGATCTTGCCCTCGGTGCCGCGCGGCCCGAAGCCCATCGGCACCAGCACGCCGTCGGCGGTGGTGAGGTGCTCCGGCAGGCCCTCGCTGACGATCTTCTCCGAATCGACGAAATCGAGCGCCACCTTGCACTCGTTGGCGAAGCCGCCGTGCGCCAGGGCCTCGTTGAGGCTCTTGTAGGAGTCGGCGAGGTCGACGTACTTGCCGACCACCGCGATGCGCACCACCTCGCGCGCCGTCTTCGCGGTGTGGACCACCTTCTGCCACTTCGCGAGCTGCGGGGCGCCGGTCCACATGTTGAGCATCTCGACCAGGCGCTCGTCGATGCCTTCCTCGTGCAGGGCGAGCGGCACCTCGTAGATGCAGTCGACGTCGCGGGCGGTGATGACGGCGCGCTCGTCGACGTTGCAGAAGTGCGCGATCTTCGCCTTGATCTTCGCCTCCAGCGGGCGATCGGTGCGGCACACCAGGATGTCGGGCTGGATGCCGAGCCCGGTGAGCTCCTTGACGCTGTGCTGGGTCGGCTTGGTCTTCACCTCGCCGGCGGCCGAGATGTACGGCACCAGGGTGAGGTGGACGTAGAGCACGTTCTCGCGGCCGCGGTCCCAGCGGAACTGGCGGATGGCTTCGAGGAACGGCAGGCTCTCGATGTCGCCCACCGTGCCGCCGACCTCGCCGATCAGCACGTCGCAGCCCTCGGCGGCGGCGAGGATGCGGCCCTTGATCTCGTCGGTGATGTGCGGGATCACCTGCACCGTGCCGCCGAGGTAGTCGCCGCGCCGTTCGCGGCTGATCACCGCGTCGTACACCTGGCCGGTGGTGAAGTTGTTCTTCTGGCTCATCCGCACCGACAGGAAGCGCTCGTAGTGGCCGAGATCGAGATCGGTCTCGGCGCCGTCGTCGGTGACGAACACCTCGCCGTGCTGGAACGGGCTCATCGTGCCCGGGTCGACGTTGATGTACGGGTCCATCTTGAGGATGGACACCTTCAGGCCGCGGCTCTCGAGCAGGGCGCCGATCGAGGCCGAGGCCAGCCCCTTGCCGAGCGACGAGACGACGCCGCCGGTGACGAAGATGAACTTGGTGCGCTTCACGTCGTTCGACATCCCACCCTCACCTCAACGCTGCGAGTCGGGCGCGCGCTCGCTCGAGATCGCGCGGCGTGTCGACCTCGATCGAGGCCGCCTCGACTTCCGTCACCTTGATGCGAAATCCCCATTCCAGCGCCCGCAACTGCTCCAACTGCTCGGCCTGCTCCAGCGGCGTCGGCGCCAACTGGGCGAAGCGGAGCAGGAAATCGCGCCGGTAGACGTAGAGGCCGATGTGCTTGTGGCCGAGCGGGCCGCTCGCCGCGCCGTCGCGACGATGCGGCAGGGGGCTGCGCGAGAAGTAGAGCGCGTAGCCGTCGCGGTCGGTCACCACCTTGACGACGTTCGGATCGCCGAGGTCCTCGCGGCTGGTGATCGGCGTGCTGACCGTCGCCATCGGCAGGCCGCGGTCGGCGAGCATCGGCGCCAGCGCCGCGGCGACCAGGGCCGGATCGAGCAGCGGCAGGTCGCCTTGGACGTTGACGATCACCTCGGCGTCGAGCGTGCGCGCCACCTCGGCGATGCGATCGGTGCCGGTGCGATGCTCGCGCCCGGTCATCACCACGTCGCCGTCGAACGCCCGCACCGCATCGCGGATGCGCGCGTCGTCCGTCGCCACCAGCACGCGCTCGACGCCGCTCGCCTGCGCCGCGCGCTGGTAGACGCGCTGGATCATCGGCTGGCCGTCGATGTCGGCGAGGGGCTTTCCGGGGAGACGAGTGGACTCGTAGCGTGCGGGAATGATTGCGACGACGCGAGCACCCATGTGAGTCACGCGTGATCCAGAACGAATCACGCGGCGCGGACCATACCAGCAATCAGGGGCAAGTCAAAGTTGGCGGACCGAGGCGACGCGAGTCCAGGCAAGCGGGGGGCGACGCCGCGGAACGGACGCGCGGTGCCGCGCCGCGACCTGCCTCTCGTGCCACGCGCATCGCGAGCGGGGATGAGACGACAACGGCAGCGGGCGGCTGTACGCCCGCGCGGACACGCTGTGCGGTATTCCGCTCACGCGCGGCGTTGGCGACTCGGAGATGAGCCCGCGCGGCCGCGGAGTCGCACGGCGCCGCGCCGGCATGCGCGTTGCTCGACGGCGCGTGGATGGGTTTGACAGCCAGGTTTCGATGTGGCGACAGAGCACCGCGCGACACGCGGCATCGCCTTCGCGCACTGCCGGGTTCCATGTCTACTGACCACGCCGACCAGGGGGATCGAACGGATTTCGACGTCGTCATCGTCGGTGGAGGACCGGCTGGCTCGGCCGCGGCGATCCAGCTCGCCACCCTCGGTTTCGCCGAGCGCGTGCTGCTGCTCGATCGAGCCGTATTCCCGCGCCACAAGCTGTGCGGGGGAGGCGTGGTGCGCGAGGCTGATCGGCTGTTGGGCGTGCTCGGCGTTCGCGCCGACGTACCCTCGGTCTCCATCGACACGGTGCGCTTCGAGTACCCGGGCGGGTGCGCCGTGCGGCACAGCCCGCGCATGTTTCGCGTCGTCCGCCGCGAGGAGCTCGACCACGCGCTGCTCGCCGCCGCGGCGGCGCGCGGCGTCGCGATTCGCCAAGGCGTGCGGGTGACGCAGGTCCAGCGCGCCCCCGGCGGCATCGCCGTCGCCACGGAGCATGACGTCCAGACCTGCCGGGTGCTGATCGGCGCCGACGGCGCCAACAGCCTGGTGCGCAGGTCGCTGGTCGGCGGCCGGCAGCCACGCTTCGTCGCCCTCGAAGTTCTCACGCCGATGCCCGCGTCGTCCGCGACCGCGACAGGCCAGCCGGGGATGGCCGTCTTCGATTTTCGCCCGGCTGCCCGCGGCCTCCGCGGCTACCGCTGGGACTTTCCGTCCGTGCGCGCCGGCGAGCCGCTGATGAACCGGGGCCTGGGTGGCGCGCGCTGGGACCGCGCCAGCTCGCTGCGCGATCTGTTCGCCGGCGAGCTCGACCGCCAGGGCGTCGGCTTCGATCCCGACGCGATCGAGGGCGCCACCGCGCCGCTCTACGATCCCGCCGTCGCCCAGAGCGCCCCGCACGTCCTGCTCGCCGGCGATGCCGTCGGCATCGACCCCTGGTTCGGCGAGGGCATCTCGGCCGCCATCGGCACCGGCATCCTCGCCGCCCACGCCGCCGCCGACGCTTTCGCGCGCGACGACTTCAGCTTCCCCAACCACCGCCGCCGCATCCGCGACAGCGCCGTCGGCTGGATGCTGCGCCGCAACCGCGCCACGGCGCGCGCCTTCTATCGCGCCGCGCCCCACGCCGGCGGCCTCGCCCCGTGGCTCGGCAGCGGGGAGCATGCGGCATGAGCGACGAGAAACCACTGGTTCTGTTCGACGTCCTCGGGACGCTCGGCTGCATCAGTCGCTGCCCACGCGGTGGGGCGCCGAGACTGAACCTCTTCCCGGGGATGCGGGAGTCGCTCGCGCGGTTGGCGACGCGCGCTCGCCTCGAGGCGCTGCCGGTCGCGAACGAGGCCACAACGGACGAGGTCGACGTCCTGCTGCGTGGCGCCGGATTGAACGAGCTGATGACGCCGTGCCCCGCTCAGCTTCCGCTCGCCTCGGACACGCACTTCGAGGTCGTCGCGAGGGAAGCCAAGGTCTATGTCAGCGCGAGTCCCCAGCGGCGCGCCGAAGCAGCGAAGGCCGGTCTGGTCGTGGCGCCACATCCCGATCTCGCGGCGAGCGTTCTCGACGGAGACGTCCTCGTGTACGCGAAGATCAGCAGTGACGCGGCGCTCCCGGATCTCCTCGCCCTGCAACTTCCCCTGCTGCCATTGCACGCTGACCGGAACGAGCGTGCATCACTGCTGTTTGGGGTCGGGCCCTATGAACCGCTGAGCCGATGTGACGGCGTGACCATGCTCGAGGGAACCAGTGTCGACACCGACGCGCTGTACTTTCTCGCGCACGCGGACGCCGAGGGTCGCGACGCGGAATTCGATTGGGCGAAACAGCGCGCCCACTTCTTCGAGCGAACGCGGCGCGGTGCCGTCTTCGCGGTGCGCTCCCCCGGTCTTCTGGCGGAGGACTTGCCGGCGCCGTCGTGCCACACGCTGCTCATGGAGCTCCAACCGCGTCTTGCCGAGAGATGCGCGCGGCCGTTTCGAGCCTGGCGAGGGGGGACGGCCCTGAGTCCGAGGGAGCGCACGCACCTGGAGACGTTGGACGAAGTCCTCCTGCGCCGGTGTCTCACGCCCTGGTGGCACGAGCTGGGCGCCTTGCCCGACGAGACGGATGGCGTCCAGAGCCGGCACGTTCTGCACGCTGACAATCCGCGGGTCGTTTCAGCACTGGCGACCCTTTTGCGGCGCACGTGTGGTGCCAGCAATGTGTGGTGCGAGAGTGCTCGCGATCTCGGGCGCGTGTTCGAGAACGTGGTCGCGGAGCTGCCCGCCGCGGCCGATTCGCCGTTCAAGGACGAGGTGGTCGTGCTGAGCGCCCATCTCGATTCGATCGCCAACAACAGCGACTGCGGACGCGATCGGGCCCCAGGGGTCGACGACGACGCGAGCGGCATCGCGGGGGTGCTGGCCGCGGCCGAGGTGCTCGGCGCGATGCCCGGTCGCCGACTCCGCACGATTCGATTCGTGCTGTTCAACGCGGAAGAGCTCTACATGCGGGGCAGCACCGCCTACGCTCGCTGTCACGCCGCCGATCCCGCGCAGATCGTGGCCGTCATTCAGCTCGACATGATCGGCGGCCGCATCGACGACTGCCCGAGCGAGTGTGTCGAGATCCACTCGCTGCCCGGTGACGGCGGCGGCGGATTGGGCGACGAGACCGTGCGCATCGCGGATCTCGTCGAACAGGCGTTCGCGGAGTTGCTG
It includes:
- a CDS encoding CTP synthase yields the protein MSNDVKRTKFIFVTGGVVSSLGKGLASASIGALLESRGLKVSILKMDPYINVDPGTMSPFQHGEVFVTDDGAETDLDLGHYERFLSVRMSQKNNFTTGQVYDAVISRERRGDYLGGTVQVIPHITDEIKGRILAAAEGCDVLIGEVGGTVGDIESLPFLEAIRQFRWDRGRENVLYVHLTLVPYISAAGEVKTKPTQHSVKELTGLGIQPDILVCRTDRPLEAKIKAKIAHFCNVDERAVITARDVDCIYEVPLALHEEGIDERLVEMLNMWTGAPQLAKWQKVVHTAKTAREVVRIAVVGKYVDLADSYKSLNEALAHGGFANECKVALDFVDSEKIVSEGLPEHLTTADGVLVPMGFGPRGTEGKIAAVRFAREEKVPFFGICFGMQMAVIEYARNVCGLSDANSSEVDERSPHPVIHLMQSQHTVTRKGGTMRLGSYPCALSEHSLAARLYGKRKINERHRHRYEFNNAYREQLTRAGLVLSGVSPDDSLVEIVELADHPWFIGCQFHPEFKSRPFDCHPLFKGFIRAAQQHAAAAHKAPLLSAVRAAH
- the kdsB gene encoding 3-deoxy-manno-octulosonate cytidylyltransferase; translation: MGARVVAIIPARYESTRLPGKPLADIDGQPMIQRVYQRAAQASGVERVLVATDDARIRDAVRAFDGDVVMTGREHRTGTDRIAEVARTLDAEVIVNVQGDLPLLDPALVAAALAPMLADRGLPMATVSTPITSREDLGDPNVVKVVTDRDGYALYFSRSPLPHRRDGAASGPLGHKHIGLYVYRRDFLLRFAQLAPTPLEQAEQLEQLRALEWGFRIKVTEVEAASIEVDTPRDLERARARLAALR
- a CDS encoding FAD-dependent monooxygenase, with translation MSTDHADQGDRTDFDVVIVGGGPAGSAAAIQLATLGFAERVLLLDRAVFPRHKLCGGGVVREADRLLGVLGVRADVPSVSIDTVRFEYPGGCAVRHSPRMFRVVRREELDHALLAAAAARGVAIRQGVRVTQVQRAPGGIAVATEHDVQTCRVLIGADGANSLVRRSLVGGRQPRFVALEVLTPMPASSATATGQPGMAVFDFRPAARGLRGYRWDFPSVRAGEPLMNRGLGGARWDRASSLRDLFAGELDRQGVGFDPDAIEGATAPLYDPAVAQSAPHVLLAGDAVGIDPWFGEGISAAIGTGILAAHAAADAFARDDFSFPNHRRRIRDSAVGWMLRRNRATARAFYRAAPHAGGLAPWLGSGEHAA
- a CDS encoding M20/M25/M40 family metallo-hydrolase, whose translation is MSDEKPLVLFDVLGTLGCISRCPRGGAPRLNLFPGMRESLARLATRARLEALPVANEATTDEVDVLLRGAGLNELMTPCPAQLPLASDTHFEVVAREAKVYVSASPQRRAEAAKAGLVVAPHPDLAASVLDGDVLVYAKISSDAALPDLLALQLPLLPLHADRNERASLLFGVGPYEPLSRCDGVTMLEGTSVDTDALYFLAHADAEGRDAEFDWAKQRAHFFERTRRGAVFAVRSPGLLAEDLPAPSCHTLLMELQPRLAERCARPFRAWRGGTALSPRERTHLETLDEVLLRRCLTPWWHELGALPDETDGVQSRHVLHADNPRVVSALATLLRRTCGASNVWCESARDLGRVFENVVAELPAAADSPFKDEVVVLSAHLDSIANNSDCGRDRAPGVDDDASGIAGVLAAAEVLGAMPGRRLRTIRFVLFNAEELYMRGSTAYARCHAADPAQIVAVIQLDMIGGRIDDCPSECVEIHSLPGDGGGGLGDETVRIADLVEQAFAELLGARLRTRRCPTPETRNEQTTDQTDTISFLAECIPACWVCEDMHDGCTSKIRNRAMHTTRDLHVNCAYAADIARAAAGAVWLRANAPQP